The following are encoded together in the Panicum virgatum strain AP13 chromosome 6K, P.virgatum_v5, whole genome shotgun sequence genome:
- the LOC120712408 gene encoding uncharacterized protein LOC120712408 isoform X3, which translates to MSSEILSRTHGQSYKIKRSGIPIAEQSQPEPPPVPDFLTLQEMEAIDPYEFPATGCRCTVTIVRLVETQNWWYPACNLCKKSCLPEGSSYRCPKCNILDMYAYKYKLPFFASDGTEESEMIAFAAVAQSIVGKLVETVIRSIRNRDNIPPDIAAIVSSKFTFSVAMAESSFSKPKKSYQINSILHNYGKQRALPFHGPNQAQLSNEHNQLSAQPSASTSPSYIPPGSSQNPLHETPTKILPLDQILLQTPPKNIEIPKNSKGDDSIIDPTPSIKAKSAKKRLHISERDEEKNGEEPYSETTPDQEIAQQTNLNRQSNVQRTAASPAEKISSSRSSKSPKK; encoded by the exons ATGTCTAGTGAAATACTATCAAG AACACATGGacaatcttacaagattaaaaGATCCGGCATTCCAATTGCTGAACAAAGCCAACCAGAACCTCCACCTGTACCTGATTTTCTCACGCTACAGGAAATGGAAGCTATAGACCCATACGAGTTTCCG GCAACTGGATGCCGATGCACTGTTACAATTGTCCGTTTAGTTGAAACACAAAATTGGTGGTACCCAGCTTGCAACTTATGCAAAAAGTCATGCTTACCAGAAGGTTCATCTTACAGGTGTCCAAAATGCAACATATTGGACATGTACGCATACAA ATACAAGCTGCCATTTTTTGCTTCCGATGGAACTGAAGAATCAGAGATGATTGCCTTCGCTGCTGTTGCTCAATCCATAGTTGGCAAACTAGTTGAAACTGTGATAAGATCAATAAGAAATAGAGACAACATTCCTCCTGATATTGCTGCCATTGTATCCTCAAAATTCACCTTCTCTGTCGCAATGGCAGAATCTAGCTTCAGTAAACCAAAGAAATCCTACCAAATCAACAGCATATTGCACAATTATGGGAAACAACGTGCTCTACCATTCCACGGTCCAAATCAAGCTCAACTGTCAAATGAACATAACCAGTTATCTGCCCAGCCTAGTGCAAGTACTTCTCCATCATACATTCCTCCTGGTAGTTCTCAAAATCCTCTCCATGAAACTCCAACCAAAATACTACCACTAGACCAGATCCTCCTGCAAACTCCACCAAAAAACATAGAGATTCCTAAAAACAGCAAAGGAGATGACAGTATCAT TGATCCTACACCATCAATCAAAGCAAAGTCAGCAAAGAAAAGACTGCACATTTCAGAAAGAGATGAAGAAAAG AATGGAGAAGAACCATATTCTGAAACAACTCCTGACCAAGAGATAGCTCAACAAACAAATCTTAACAGGCAAAG CAACGTGCAGCGAACAGCGGCATCACCTGCAGAAAAGATTAGTTCCTCTAGAAGCTCAAAGAGCCCTAAGAAATGA
- the LOC120712408 gene encoding uncharacterized protein LOC120712408 isoform X2, with translation MAIWGSKATQFNLPEDPNMEDRPAIVLFTGCLVKYYQENFYVSGYSACHWYINPDIPEAASLLNRTHGQSYKIKRSGIPIAEQSQPEPPPVPDFLTLQEMEAIDPYEFPATGCRCTVTIVRLVETQNWWYPACNLCKKSCLPEGSSYRCPKCNILDMYAYKYKLPFFASDGTEESEMIAFAAVAQSIVGKLVETVIRSIRNRDNIPPDIAAIVSSKFTFSVAMAESSFSKPKKSYQINSILHNYGKQRALPFHGPNQAQLSNEHNQLSAQPSASTSPSYIPPGSSQNPLHETPTKILPLDQILLQTPPKNIEIPKNSKGDDSIIDPTPSIKAKSAKKRLHISERDEEKNGEEPYSETTPDQEIAQQTNLNRQSNVQRTAASPAEKISSSRSSKSPKK, from the exons ATGGCAATTTGGGGTTCAAAAGCAACACAATTTAATCTCCCTGAAGATCCAAATATGGAAGATAGACCAGCTATAGTGCTATTCACAGGATGTCTAGTGAAATACTATCAAG AAAATTTTTATGTTAGTGGGTACTCTGCATGCCATTGGTATATCAATCCTGACATACCAGAAGCAGCAAGCCTACTAAACag AACACATGGacaatcttacaagattaaaaGATCCGGCATTCCAATTGCTGAACAAAGCCAACCAGAACCTCCACCTGTACCTGATTTTCTCACGCTACAGGAAATGGAAGCTATAGACCCATACGAGTTTCCG GCAACTGGATGCCGATGCACTGTTACAATTGTCCGTTTAGTTGAAACACAAAATTGGTGGTACCCAGCTTGCAACTTATGCAAAAAGTCATGCTTACCAGAAGGTTCATCTTACAGGTGTCCAAAATGCAACATATTGGACATGTACGCATACAA ATACAAGCTGCCATTTTTTGCTTCCGATGGAACTGAAGAATCAGAGATGATTGCCTTCGCTGCTGTTGCTCAATCCATAGTTGGCAAACTAGTTGAAACTGTGATAAGATCAATAAGAAATAGAGACAACATTCCTCCTGATATTGCTGCCATTGTATCCTCAAAATTCACCTTCTCTGTCGCAATGGCAGAATCTAGCTTCAGTAAACCAAAGAAATCCTACCAAATCAACAGCATATTGCACAATTATGGGAAACAACGTGCTCTACCATTCCACGGTCCAAATCAAGCTCAACTGTCAAATGAACATAACCAGTTATCTGCCCAGCCTAGTGCAAGTACTTCTCCATCATACATTCCTCCTGGTAGTTCTCAAAATCCTCTCCATGAAACTCCAACCAAAATACTACCACTAGACCAGATCCTCCTGCAAACTCCACCAAAAAACATAGAGATTCCTAAAAACAGCAAAGGAGATGACAGTATCAT TGATCCTACACCATCAATCAAAGCAAAGTCAGCAAAGAAAAGACTGCACATTTCAGAAAGAGATGAAGAAAAG AATGGAGAAGAACCATATTCTGAAACAACTCCTGACCAAGAGATAGCTCAACAAACAAATCTTAACAGGCAAAG CAACGTGCAGCGAACAGCGGCATCACCTGCAGAAAAGATTAGTTCCTCTAGAAGCTCAAAGAGCCCTAAGAAATGA
- the LOC120712408 gene encoding uncharacterized protein LOC120712408 isoform X1, whose protein sequence is MQIFFFKSVPGPYMLEFTCHTKISAATEQITGPKYIYNLTPFEKLPEFINDTKKFHNILGIITEINEPEWIPFSNQPNHSLRRDIRLTDGCGQEIKMAIWGSKATQFNLPEDPNMEDRPAIVLFTGCLVKYYQENFYVSGYSACHWYINPDIPEAASLLNRTHGQSYKIKRSGIPIAEQSQPEPPPVPDFLTLQEMEAIDPYEFPATGCRCTVTIVRLVETQNWWYPACNLCKKSCLPEGSSYRCPKCNILDMYAYKYKLPFFASDGTEESEMIAFAAVAQSIVGKLVETVIRSIRNRDNIPPDIAAIVSSKFTFSVAMAESSFSKPKKSYQINSILHNYGKQRALPFHGPNQAQLSNEHNQLSAQPSASTSPSYIPPGSSQNPLHETPTKILPLDQILLQTPPKNIEIPKNSKGDDSIIDPTPSIKAKSAKKRLHISERDEEKNGEEPYSETTPDQEIAQQTNLNRQSNVQRTAASPAEKISSSRSSKSPKK, encoded by the exons atgcaaattttttttttcaaatctgTCCCAGGTCCCTATATGCTAGAATTCACCTGCCATACCAAAATTAGTGCTGCAACCGAGCAAATAACTGGGCCTAAGTATATCTACAACCTGACTCCTTTTGAAAAACTCCCAGAATTCATCAATGACACCAAAAAATTCCATA ATATCCTTGGCATTATAACAGAAATCAATGAACCAGAGTGGATTCCCTTCTCCAATCAGCCTAATCATTCCCTACGACGTGACATCAGGTTGACAGATGGATG TGGCCAAGAGATAAAAATGGCAATTTGGGGTTCAAAAGCAACACAATTTAATCTCCCTGAAGATCCAAATATGGAAGATAGACCAGCTATAGTGCTATTCACAGGATGTCTAGTGAAATACTATCAAG AAAATTTTTATGTTAGTGGGTACTCTGCATGCCATTGGTATATCAATCCTGACATACCAGAAGCAGCAAGCCTACTAAACag AACACATGGacaatcttacaagattaaaaGATCCGGCATTCCAATTGCTGAACAAAGCCAACCAGAACCTCCACCTGTACCTGATTTTCTCACGCTACAGGAAATGGAAGCTATAGACCCATACGAGTTTCCG GCAACTGGATGCCGATGCACTGTTACAATTGTCCGTTTAGTTGAAACACAAAATTGGTGGTACCCAGCTTGCAACTTATGCAAAAAGTCATGCTTACCAGAAGGTTCATCTTACAGGTGTCCAAAATGCAACATATTGGACATGTACGCATACAA ATACAAGCTGCCATTTTTTGCTTCCGATGGAACTGAAGAATCAGAGATGATTGCCTTCGCTGCTGTTGCTCAATCCATAGTTGGCAAACTAGTTGAAACTGTGATAAGATCAATAAGAAATAGAGACAACATTCCTCCTGATATTGCTGCCATTGTATCCTCAAAATTCACCTTCTCTGTCGCAATGGCAGAATCTAGCTTCAGTAAACCAAAGAAATCCTACCAAATCAACAGCATATTGCACAATTATGGGAAACAACGTGCTCTACCATTCCACGGTCCAAATCAAGCTCAACTGTCAAATGAACATAACCAGTTATCTGCCCAGCCTAGTGCAAGTACTTCTCCATCATACATTCCTCCTGGTAGTTCTCAAAATCCTCTCCATGAAACTCCAACCAAAATACTACCACTAGACCAGATCCTCCTGCAAACTCCACCAAAAAACATAGAGATTCCTAAAAACAGCAAAGGAGATGACAGTATCAT TGATCCTACACCATCAATCAAAGCAAAGTCAGCAAAGAAAAGACTGCACATTTCAGAAAGAGATGAAGAAAAG AATGGAGAAGAACCATATTCTGAAACAACTCCTGACCAAGAGATAGCTCAACAAACAAATCTTAACAGGCAAAG CAACGTGCAGCGAACAGCGGCATCACCTGCAGAAAAGATTAGTTCCTCTAGAAGCTCAAAGAGCCCTAAGAAATGA
- the LOC120712412 gene encoding 14-3-3-like protein GF14-C, with amino-acid sequence MSREENVYMAKLAEQAERYEEMVEYMEKVAKTVDVEELTVEERNLLSVAYKNVIGARRASWRIVSSIEQKEESRKNEEHVTLIKEYRGKIEAELSNICDGILKLLDSHLVPSSTAAESKVFYLKMKGDYHRYLAEFKTGAERKESAESTMVAYKAAQDIALAELAPTHPIRLGLALNFSVFYYEILNSPDKACNLAKQAFDEAISELDTLGEESYKDSTLIMQLLRDNLTLWTSDLTEDGAEEGKEAPKGDAVEGQ; translated from the exons ATGTCGAGGGAGGAGAATGTTTACATGGCTAAGCTGGCCGAGCAGGCTGAAAGGTATGAGGAGATGGTTGAGTATATGGAGAAGGTGGCCAAGACTGTAGATGTCGAAGAGCTCACTGTTGAGGAGCGTAACCTCCTGTCAGTTGCATACAAGAATGTGATTGGGGCTCGCCGTGCTTCATGGCGCATTGTCTCATCCATTGAACAGAAGGAGGAGTCCCGTAAGAATGAGGAGCATGTTACTTTGATCAAGGAGTACCGTGGCAAGATTGAAGCTGAGCTGAGCAATATCTGTGATGGCATCCTGAAGCTGCTCGACTCACACCTTGTTCCTTCTTCTACTGCTGCTGAGTCAAAGGTCTTCTACCTCAAGATGAAGGGTGACTATCACAG GTATCTTGCTGAGTTTAAGACCGGTGCTGAGAGGAAGGAATCTGCCGAGAGCACGATGGTTGCTTACAAGGCTGCTCAG GATATTGCTCTGGCTGAACTGGCGCCTACTCATCCTATCAGGCTTGGACTTGCTCTTAACTTCTCGGTGTTCTATTATGAGATTCTGAACTCCCCAGACAAAGCTTGCAACCTTGCAAAGCAG GCGTTTGATGAGGCTATCTCTGAGTTGGACACCCTTGGGGAGGAGTCATACAAGGACAGCACTCTGATCATGCAGCTCCTGAGGGACAACTTGACCCTCTGGACCTCTGACCTCACG GAGGATGGTGCTGAGGAGGGGAAAGAAGCCCCGAAAGGCGACGCCGTCGAGGGCCAGTAA
- the LOC120712414 gene encoding protein CURVATURE THYLAKOID 1A, chloroplastic-like: MLAAAAAARPVPLRRPGALLRAPVPCSLPASRVAAPFPRRSASLKISQLQLTATRFSKESDSAEDDELLSELREKWDAMGNKSSLLLYGGGAILALWISLVVVRALDSVPLLPGLLELVGLGYSGWFVYRYLLFQENRKELANNLDALRKRITGDDE, translated from the exons ATGCTagccgccgctgcggcggcgcggccggtgcCCCTCCGCCGCCCAGGCGCTCTCCTCCGCGCTCCGGTGCCCTGCAGCCTGCCGGCCTCCCGCGTCGCGGCGCCATTCCCCCGCCGCTCAG CTTCCCTGAAGATTTCTCAACTCCAGTTAACAGCAACACGATTTTCAAAAGAGAGTGACTCTGCTGAGGATGATGAGCTCCTTTCTGAACTAAGGGAAAAG TGGGATGCCATGGGGAACAAGTCCTCTCTTCTCTTGTATGGTGGTGGAGCAATCCTCGCTCTCTGGATATCCTTGGTTGTGGTCAGAGCTCTGGACTCTGTCCCATTG CTCCCAGGCTTACTGGAGCTAGTCGGGCTCGGCTACTCGGGATGGTTTGTGTACCGGTACCTGCTCTTTCAG GAAAATCGGAAAGAATTGGCCAATAACTTGGATGCTCTAAGGAAAAGGATTACTGGTGATGATGAATAG
- the LOC120712413 gene encoding translation initiation factor IF-2-like, whose product MIKRRYFRQDHGDDSASSSSSSSGSDSDRDAAEEAATDDEVEEQEVEQEEAAGEESGEEEEELEQQIQEEGSGYQSEESSGNVVDSPSVDDDHSSPRDQECHEISLPVKKSSPANADSAKSAANTDDAVEADFANYILKCKSVYKCKLCPRIMCLNEEMVRVHLKSKRHARSKKLLGEGRLKMMLNSDGELEEEEETHAERHARTIALAQQVQKPKKDSGRQRQNRRKKRSRKHQEKKQEAQGSNKRQRKAKG is encoded by the exons ATGATAAAGAGGCGCTACTTCAGGCAGGACCACGGCGACGATAGcgcctcctcgtcttcctcgtcGTCGGGTTCGGACTCGGACCGAGACGCGGCGGAAGAGGCGGCGACCGACGACGAAGTAGAGGAGCAGGAAGTGGAGCAGGAGGAAGCGGCCGGGGAGGAGtcgggagaagaagaggaagaattgGAGCAACAAATTCAGGAAGAGG GTTCAGGCTACCAAAGTGAGGAGAGCTCTGGGAATGTTGTTGATAGTCCATCAGTAG ATGATGATCACAGCAGCCCAAGAGATCAAGAATGCCATGAAATAAGTTTGCCTGTTAAGAAATCTTCTCCAGCTAATGCTGACTCTGCCAAGAGCGCTGCTAACACGGATGATGCTGTTGAAGCAGATTTTGCTAACTACATTCTGAAGTGCAAATCTGTGTATAAGTGCAAGCTCTGTCCAAGGATCATGTGCCTAAATGAGGAGATGGTTAGGGTACATCTCAAATCAAAG AGGCATGCTCGGTCCAAGAAATTACTAGGAGAAGGGAGGCTTAAGATGATGCTCAACAGTGATGGCGagctggaggaagaggaagagacaCATGCTGAACGACATGCTAGAACTATAGCTCTCGCTCAG CAAGTACAGAAACCAAAGAAGGATTCAGGAAGGCAGCGGCAAAATCGGAGAAAGAAG AGGTCTCGGAAGCACCAGGAGAAGAAACAAGAGGCACAAGGCTCTAATAAAAGGCAGCGCAAAGCTAAAGGATGA